A region from the Paraurantiacibacter namhicola genome encodes:
- the pyk gene encoding pyruvate kinase has protein sequence MTPFEPRGRKVKILATLGPASRDPETLRALFMAGADAFRVNMSHGDQATHAETISRIRALEDEFRRPVAILADLQGPKLRVGTFAEGEARIEHGATFTLDRDETPGDANRVQLPHKELFGILEEGQRLLINDGKIRLRVRSADKDRIVCVAEVGGVISDRKGVNVPDAEVPIPALTEKDRKDLAFAVDQGADWIALSFVQRPDDLAEARKLIGDKAKGAPFLCAKIEKPQAVKRLDDIIEHCDGVMVARGDLGVELEPQEVPPLQKKIVNATRLAGKPVIVATQMLESMIESPAPTRAEVSDVANAVYDGADAVMLSAETAAGAWPEEAVLMMDSIARQVESDELYTQRVRLLETPPHPTTSDALSHACMTTADLLPINAICVFTSSGSTARRVARERPATPLLALTPSIDTARRMALLWGAHAVQTKDIGSFEEMIAKGKRMALRHGFGGAGAKLVFLAGVPFGMPGATNLLHVVTLSGDELDDYGE, from the coding sequence ATGACACCGTTCGAACCCCGTGGCCGCAAGGTCAAGATCCTCGCGACGCTTGGCCCCGCCAGCCGCGACCCGGAAACCCTGCGCGCGCTCTTCATGGCAGGGGCAGACGCCTTCCGCGTGAACATGAGCCATGGCGACCAGGCGACCCATGCCGAAACCATCAGCCGCATCCGCGCGCTGGAGGACGAGTTCCGCCGCCCCGTCGCCATCCTGGCGGACCTTCAGGGCCCGAAGCTGCGCGTGGGCACCTTTGCCGAGGGCGAGGCGCGGATCGAGCACGGCGCGACATTCACGCTGGACCGGGACGAGACACCGGGCGACGCCAATCGCGTACAGCTGCCGCACAAGGAGCTGTTCGGCATCCTGGAAGAAGGCCAGCGCCTGCTGATCAATGATGGCAAGATCCGCCTGCGCGTGCGCAGCGCCGATAAGGACCGGATCGTCTGCGTGGCCGAAGTCGGCGGCGTGATCTCCGACCGCAAGGGCGTGAACGTGCCCGATGCCGAAGTGCCCATCCCTGCGCTGACGGAGAAGGACCGCAAGGACCTCGCCTTTGCCGTGGACCAGGGCGCGGACTGGATTGCCCTGTCCTTCGTGCAGCGGCCGGACGACCTCGCCGAAGCGCGCAAGCTGATCGGCGACAAGGCGAAGGGCGCGCCTTTTCTGTGCGCCAAGATCGAGAAGCCGCAGGCGGTCAAGCGTCTCGACGACATCATCGAGCATTGCGACGGCGTGATGGTGGCCCGCGGCGACCTGGGCGTGGAGCTTGAGCCGCAGGAAGTCCCGCCGCTGCAGAAGAAGATCGTCAACGCCACGCGACTTGCCGGCAAGCCGGTGATCGTGGCGACGCAAATGCTGGAAAGCATGATCGAGAGCCCGGCCCCGACGCGCGCCGAAGTTTCGGACGTGGCCAATGCCGTCTACGATGGCGCCGATGCCGTGATGCTGTCTGCCGAAACCGCTGCGGGCGCATGGCCGGAAGAGGCCGTGCTGATGATGGATAGCATCGCCCGGCAGGTGGAAAGCGACGAGCTTTACACCCAGCGCGTGCGCCTGCTGGAGACGCCGCCGCACCCGACCACGTCGGACGCGCTCAGCCATGCCTGCATGACGACGGCGGACCTGCTGCCGATCAACGCGATCTGCGTCTTCACCAGTTCGGGCAGCACTGCCCGCCGCGTGGCGCGCGAACGCCCGGCCACGCCGCTGCTCGCCCTCACCCCGTCCATCGACACCGCACGCCGCATGGCCCTGCTGTGGGGCGCGCATGCCGTGCAGACCAAGGACATCGGCAGCTTCGAGGAGATGATCGCCAAGGGCAAGCGCATGGCCCTGCGCCACGGCTTCGGCGGCGCGGGCGCGAAGCTGGTCTTCCTCGCCGGTGTCCCCTTCGGCATGCCCGGCGCCACGAACCTGTTGCATGTGGTGACGCTGAGCGGCGACGAGCTGGACGATTACGGGGAATAG
- a CDS encoding ferric reductase-like transmembrane domain-containing protein has product MGLRRPLLWLLLALPGGWIFGRWGLTPDTYGYGNAVADSGDWAAWLLMAAMAVTPLRLMTGRAAWTGWLLKRRRDLGVASFAYAALHLGIYLWRKGPGGYWIDEFWEPWLLAGWAGFALFVPLAITSNDASMKALKRGWKRLHRLVYPAAVLVFSHWIMSAFNPLVAWINAGILLAIELARVVLQARARSKA; this is encoded by the coding sequence GTGGGCCTGCGCCGCCCGCTTCTCTGGCTGCTCCTCGCCCTGCCCGGCGGCTGGATATTTGGGCGCTGGGGGCTGACGCCTGACACCTATGGCTATGGCAATGCAGTGGCCGACAGCGGGGACTGGGCGGCTTGGCTGCTGATGGCGGCGATGGCGGTGACGCCGCTGCGGCTTATGACGGGGCGCGCGGCGTGGACCGGCTGGCTGCTTAAGCGGCGGCGCGATCTTGGGGTTGCTAGCTTTGCCTATGCCGCGCTGCACCTGGGCATCTACCTGTGGCGCAAGGGGCCGGGCGGATACTGGATCGATGAGTTCTGGGAGCCGTGGTTGCTGGCAGGCTGGGCCGGCTTTGCGCTGTTCGTGCCGCTGGCGATCACCTCCAACGATGCCAGCATGAAGGCGCTGAAGCGCGGCTGGAAGCGGCTGCACCGGCTGGTTTACCCCGCCGCCGTGCTGGTTTTCAGCCACTGGATCATGTCGGCTTTCAACCCGCTGGTGGCGTGGATCAATGCCGGGATCTTGCTGGCCATCGAACTGGCGCGGGTGGTGTTGCAGGCCCGCGCCAGGTCGAAGGCGTAG
- the gltX gene encoding glutamate--tRNA ligase has product MVTTRFAPSPTGRLHVGNIRTALHNWMLARKNGGRFLLRIDDTDAERSREDYVDAIRADLAWLGLEPDGEERQSQRLALYEAAFENLRDAGRVYPAYETAQELELKRKIQLGRGLPPIYDRAALALTDEDRAAKDAEGIAPHWRFRLDHDEPIRWEDGVRGPQKFDPAQLSDPVIRRADGSWLYMLPSAVDDIDMGVTHVLRGEDHVSNTAVQIQMFTALHAAQETAAEPHPDFAHEALLVGREGKLSKRLGSLGCDAFRERDIEPEALVALLARLGTSMPVEPIAEREKLVESFDLSTFGRAPAKFDDAELERVNTAIVHQLPFEHVAGRLPDGMGEDGWLAVRPNLETVAQAGEYWAIVTGPIAPAELEAEDRAYVGEAAQALEWGEDPWQALTTRLKDSTGRKGKALFLPLRLALTGRASGPDMGAILPLIGEDAARERLAAAAG; this is encoded by the coding sequence ATGGTCACCACCCGTTTCGCCCCTTCGCCCACAGGCCGGCTGCATGTCGGCAATATCCGCACCGCGCTGCACAACTGGATGCTGGCGCGCAAGAACGGCGGCCGCTTCCTGCTGCGGATCGACGACACGGATGCGGAGCGAAGCCGCGAGGACTATGTCGACGCCATTCGCGCGGACCTTGCATGGCTGGGGCTGGAGCCGGATGGCGAGGAACGCCAGTCGCAGCGGCTGGCGCTGTACGAGGCGGCCTTTGAGAACCTGCGCGATGCAGGCCGGGTCTACCCGGCTTACGAGACCGCGCAGGAGTTGGAGCTCAAGCGCAAGATCCAGCTGGGCCGCGGCCTGCCCCCCATCTACGACCGCGCGGCGCTGGCGCTGACAGACGAGGATCGCGCAGCAAAAGATGCTGAGGGCATCGCGCCGCACTGGCGTTTCCGGCTGGACCATGACGAGCCGATCCGCTGGGAAGACGGCGTTCGCGGGCCGCAGAAATTCGACCCCGCGCAGCTGTCCGATCCCGTCATCCGCAGGGCCGATGGCAGCTGGCTGTACATGCTGCCTAGCGCCGTCGACGATATCGATATGGGCGTTACCCACGTGCTGCGGGGCGAGGATCACGTTTCCAACACTGCCGTGCAAATTCAGATGTTTACCGCACTTCATGCTGCACAAGAGACCGCAGCAGAACCGCATCCGGATTTCGCGCACGAGGCCCTGCTGGTGGGCCGCGAGGGCAAGTTGTCCAAGCGGCTGGGATCGCTGGGCTGCGATGCCTTTCGCGAGCGCGATATCGAGCCGGAAGCGCTCGTCGCGCTGCTTGCCCGGCTGGGCACCAGCATGCCGGTGGAGCCGATCGCCGAGCGTGAGAAGCTGGTCGAAAGTTTCGATCTCTCCACCTTCGGCCGCGCCCCGGCGAAGTTCGACGATGCGGAGCTGGAGCGGGTCAACACCGCCATCGTCCACCAGCTGCCCTTCGAGCATGTGGCAGGCCGCCTGCCCGATGGCATGGGCGAAGATGGCTGGCTGGCCGTGCGTCCGAATCTGGAGACGGTGGCACAGGCCGGCGAATACTGGGCCATCGTCACCGGGCCGATCGCGCCTGCCGAACTGGAAGCCGAGGACCGCGCCTATGTGGGTGAAGCGGCGCAGGCACTGGAATGGGGGGAGGATCCCTGGCAAGCCCTGACCACGCGCCTGAAGGATAGCACAGGCCGCAAGGGCAAGGCGCTGTTCCTTCCGCTGCGCCTTGCGCTGACCGGCCGGGCAAGCGGCCCGGACATGGGCGCAATCCTGCCGCTGATCGGGGAGGATGCCGCGCGCGAGCGACTGGCCGCCGCAGCGGGCTGA
- a CDS encoding ComEA family DNA-binding protein has translation MNRITFLALASASALALAACSDGSDNMAPAEQTAAAETSAADTAAAEEAPAVLNANDATIEQLGAVDGVSAELAQAIVDGRPYASVTDLAAVLGEEGSALLSSVFVPVNLNTASEEELRLIPGMNDKMVHEFEEYRPYATMDDFDREIGKYVDEEEVARFRQYVTL, from the coding sequence ATGAACCGTATCACGTTTCTCGCTCTCGCATCTGCCAGTGCGCTGGCACTTGCTGCCTGCTCGGATGGCTCCGACAACATGGCCCCTGCAGAACAAACCGCTGCGGCTGAAACCAGCGCTGCCGATACCGCCGCTGCGGAAGAAGCGCCTGCGGTGCTGAATGCCAATGATGCGACCATCGAGCAGCTGGGCGCCGTGGATGGCGTTTCTGCCGAACTGGCGCAGGCCATCGTCGACGGACGGCCCTATGCCAGCGTTACCGATCTTGCCGCTGTGCTGGGCGAAGAGGGCAGTGCGCTGCTCTCCAGCGTGTTCGTACCGGTCAACCTCAACACGGCAAGCGAGGAAGAGCTGCGCCTCATCCCCGGCATGAACGACAAGATGGTGCACGAATTCGAGGAATACCGCCCCTACGCCACGATGGACGATTTCGACCGCGAGATCGGCAAGTATGTGGACGAGGAAGAGGTCGCCCGCTTCCGCCAGTATGTGACGCTTTAA